In the genome of Vanacampus margaritifer isolate UIUO_Vmar chromosome 1, RoL_Vmar_1.0, whole genome shotgun sequence, one region contains:
- the LOC144056577 gene encoding uncharacterized protein LOC144056577 — protein MLHHTLEDDMGAIQMEQSKAMVECLKKQLRDKLYNLQAMSIMSLATLLDPRYKKIGFFSPNKAQEAERRLTAECVTVIQQRASSPSSSSSTQPDTSEASQPVAQGDKLWRRLDHTIMQRRTQTRTQSETADATVEVHTYLGNRT, from the exons ATGCTGCACCACACCTTGGAGGATGACATGGGAGCCATACAAATGGAGCAGAGCAAAGCAATGGTTGAGTGTCTTAAAAAGCAACTGAGGGACAAGCTCTACAACCTCCAAGCCATGAGCATCATGTCACTGGCAACACTGCTGGATCCCAG GTACAAGAAGATAGGCTTCTTTAGCCCCAATAAAGCACAAGAGGCTGAGAGGAGGCTCACAGCTGAATGTGTGACAGTGATCCAGCAAAGGGCatcttccccctcctcctcttcatcaacACAACCGGACACATCAGAAGCTTCCCAGCCTGTGGCGCAAG gTGACAAACTGTGGCGGCGATTGGACCACACAATCATGCAGAGGAGGACCCAGACGAGGACCCAGAGTGAGACCGCAGATGCGACTGTGGAGGTCCACACTTACCTCGGGAACCGAACATAA